Proteins encoded in a region of the Aulosira sp. FACHB-615 genome:
- the nadC gene encoding carboxylating nicotinate-nucleotide diphosphorylase, with amino-acid sequence MNKVGVLPPWLVLDPLLRGWLLEDIGRGDRTTNPLLSSNSTLKTAKWLAKAPGIIAGLPVAARVFQLLNEETSFTTIVADGEFCEPGQVIAEIYGSLDALLMGERVALNLAMRLSGIATLTYKYVEEIADFPVQFVDTRKTTPGLRILEKYATAVGGAINHRMGLDDAVMIKDNHIAAAGGIKEAITRIRSQIPYPLTIEVETETIEQVKEALEYKADIIMLDNMGLDMVREAVSLIRQHNSLVKIEASGNVTLESIADLAATGVDYISSSAPITQSKWLDLSMKIVG; translated from the coding sequence GTGAATAAAGTTGGTGTTTTACCGCCTTGGCTAGTGTTAGATCCGCTATTGCGTGGCTGGTTGTTAGAAGATATTGGTCGGGGCGATCGCACCACCAATCCCCTCCTCAGTTCAAATTCGACCTTAAAAACAGCAAAATGGCTGGCGAAAGCACCAGGAATCATTGCGGGACTACCAGTAGCAGCAAGGGTATTTCAGCTTTTAAATGAAGAAACTAGCTTTACGACTATTGTGGCTGACGGTGAATTTTGTGAACCTGGACAAGTAATAGCTGAAATTTATGGGTCATTAGATGCACTACTGATGGGGGAACGGGTCGCACTAAACTTAGCGATGCGTTTGAGTGGGATTGCTACGTTAACTTATAAATATGTAGAGGAAATTGCAGATTTCCCAGTTCAGTTTGTAGATACACGCAAAACCACACCAGGGTTAAGAATCTTAGAAAAGTATGCAACTGCTGTGGGAGGTGCGATCAATCACCGTATGGGGTTGGATGATGCTGTGATGATTAAGGACAACCATATTGCTGCGGCTGGTGGGATTAAAGAAGCAATTACCCGGATTCGCTCTCAAATACCTTATCCGTTGACGATTGAAGTGGAAACTGAAACGATAGAGCAGGTAAAAGAAGCATTAGAGTATAAAGCCGACATTATTATGTTGGACAATATGGGTCTGGATATGGTGCGTGAAGCTGTGTCTCTGATTCGTCAACACAATAGTCTTGTAAAAATTGAAGCTTCGGGAAATGTCACTTTAGAGAGTATTGCTGATTTAGCGGCGACGGGTGTTGATTACATCTCTAGTAGTGCGCCGATTACTCAGTCAAAGTGGTTGGATTTGAGTATGAAGATAGTTGGATAA
- a CDS encoding peroxiredoxin produces the protein MAVIDRVPDVLFKTRVRDESVPGPNPYRWQDRTTQDIFGGKRVVVFSLPGAFTPTCSTSHLPRYEELYDEFKALGVDEIICISVNDAFVMFQWGKQQGANKVFLLPDGNGEFTRKMGMLVDKSNLGFGMRSWRYSMVVDDGKIEKIFIEPGFLDNCPTDPFEVSDADTMLAYLKEAKTPVTA, from the coding sequence ATGGCTGTTATCGACAGAGTTCCTGACGTTTTATTTAAAACCCGTGTGCGTGACGAGTCTGTACCTGGGCCTAATCCTTACCGTTGGCAAGACCGCACTACTCAAGATATTTTTGGTGGCAAGCGTGTTGTAGTCTTCTCTTTACCAGGAGCTTTTACTCCTACTTGTTCTACTTCCCATTTGCCACGCTATGAAGAACTATATGATGAATTCAAAGCTTTAGGCGTTGATGAAATAATTTGTATTTCTGTAAATGATGCCTTTGTCATGTTCCAATGGGGTAAACAACAAGGCGCAAATAAAGTATTTTTACTTCCTGATGGTAATGGCGAGTTTACTCGCAAAATGGGTATGTTAGTAGATAAGTCTAACCTGGGCTTTGGGATGCGCTCTTGGCGTTACTCAATGGTGGTTGATGATGGCAAAATTGAAAAGATTTTCATTGAACCAGGGTTTTTAGATAACTGTCCTACCGATCCTTTTGAAGTTTCAGACGCAGATACAATGCTGGCTTACCTCAAGGAAGCAAAGACACCTGTAACTGCTTAA
- the gor gene encoding glutathione-disulfide reductase: MSYDFDLFVIGAGSGGIATARRAAEYGAKVGIAEFDRLGGTCVNRGCVPKKLMVYASHFPDVFAESQGYGWSPVESNLDWEKMITVVNNEVTRLNGIYQRMLDNSKVEVLQGYGKFVDPHTIIVGERQVTADKVLIAVGGKPVRPNILGIEHAITSDDIFHLKEQPKRIVILGGGYIGCEFACILKGLGSEVTQVIRGDKILRGFDEDIRSEIQQSMINHGIRILNNIELIAIDKSAEGVKVTVKGSGDSEETVVADAVSLAAVGRKPNTQHLGLENTTVQHRDGAILVDEYSRTHEENIYAVGDCTNKINLTPVAINEGRALADTVFGGKSRIMSYANVPTAIFTTPEAATVGLTEAEAREKYGDAVKIYKSRFRPMYYTLTGKDEKTLMKLIVDQNTDKVVGAHMVGNSAAEIIQGVAIAVKMGATKADFDATVGIHPTSAEEFVTMR; encoded by the coding sequence ATGAGTTACGATTTTGATTTATTCGTAATTGGTGCAGGTTCTGGAGGAATTGCCACTGCTAGAAGGGCGGCAGAATATGGCGCTAAAGTGGGAATTGCCGAGTTTGATAGACTGGGTGGAACCTGCGTTAATCGTGGCTGTGTTCCTAAAAAATTGATGGTTTATGCTTCTCATTTTCCTGATGTATTTGCAGAATCTCAAGGGTATGGTTGGAGTCCTGTTGAGAGTAATTTAGATTGGGAAAAGATGATTACGGTGGTGAACAATGAAGTAACCCGCCTGAATGGAATTTACCAAAGAATGTTGGATAATTCCAAAGTTGAGGTGTTGCAAGGATATGGTAAATTTGTTGACCCTCACACTATTATTGTTGGGGAACGCCAAGTCACCGCAGATAAAGTACTAATTGCTGTTGGTGGAAAACCTGTCAGACCAAATATTTTGGGAATTGAACATGCGATTACTTCTGATGATATTTTTCACCTCAAAGAACAACCCAAGCGCATCGTAATTTTAGGTGGAGGTTATATTGGTTGCGAATTTGCCTGTATTTTAAAGGGATTAGGTAGTGAAGTTACACAGGTGATTCGTGGAGATAAGATTTTGCGTGGTTTTGATGAAGATATCCGCAGTGAAATTCAGCAGTCGATGATTAACCACGGTATTCGGATTCTGAATAATATTGAACTAATTGCTATTGATAAAAGTGCAGAAGGTGTAAAGGTTACAGTCAAAGGTAGTGGAGATAGTGAGGAAACAGTAGTTGCTGATGCTGTGAGTTTAGCGGCTGTTGGTCGTAAACCCAATACCCAACATCTTGGTTTAGAAAATACCACAGTTCAGCATCGAGATGGGGCAATTTTGGTAGATGAGTACAGTCGCACCCATGAAGAAAATATCTATGCAGTGGGAGATTGTACAAATAAAATTAATTTGACTCCTGTTGCGATTAATGAAGGTCGAGCGTTGGCAGATACGGTGTTTGGTGGTAAATCTCGAATCATGAGTTATGCTAACGTGCCGACAGCTATTTTCACGACACCGGAAGCTGCAACTGTTGGTTTAACGGAAGCGGAAGCAAGAGAAAAATACGGGGATGCGGTGAAAATTTATAAATCGCGCTTTCGCCCAATGTATTACACTCTGACAGGTAAAGATGAAAAAACCTTGATGAAGCTGATCGTTGATCAGAATACTGATAAGGTCGTAGGGGCGCACATGGTGGGGAATAGTGCGGCTGAGATTATTCAAGGAGTAGCGATCGCTGTTAAGATGGGTGCTACCAAAGCTGATTTTGATGCAACTGTCGGTATTCATCCAACTTCGGCTGAAGAATTCGTGACTATGCGTTAA
- a CDS encoding Uma2 family endonuclease has translation MTQTQAEPKLYTFDEFIEWYPEKSEVRYELYDGVIVEMPKPTGEHSDLAGFLIEELLITIREMGKRSIWTIPKESIIKPHRDKSGYEPDIIVLNQETIDTETRWKKESVIQNATSVKLIVEVVSTNWQDDYYDKLRDYEGMGIPEYWIVDYAALGGRKFIGNPKQPTIFVCELIDGEYQMTPFRGTNRIISPTFPELKLTAQEVFDSVSSD, from the coding sequence ATGACCCAAACCCAAGCTGAACCAAAGTTATACACCTTTGATGAGTTTATCGAATGGTATCCCGAAAAATCAGAAGTTCGTTACGAATTGTATGATGGGGTGATTGTCGAAATGCCTAAACCTACGGGCGAACATTCTGATTTAGCTGGTTTTTTGATTGAAGAATTACTCATCACAATTAGAGAGATGGGTAAGCGTAGCATTTGGACTATTCCTAAAGAATCTATTATTAAGCCGCACCGCGACAAGTCTGGATATGAACCGGACATTATTGTGTTAAATCAAGAAACTATCGATACTGAGACACGCTGGAAAAAAGAATCTGTTATTCAAAATGCGACTTCGGTAAAACTAATAGTTGAAGTAGTTTCAACCAATTGGCAGGATGATTACTACGATAAACTTCGTGACTATGAAGGTATGGGTATCCCAGAATATTGGATTGTCGATTATGCTGCACTGGGCGGGCGCAAATTTATTGGTAATCCCAAACAACCTACCATTTTTGTGTGCGAGTTAATTGACGGAGAATATCAGATGACTCCGTTTAGAGGAACAAACCGTATTATATCGCCGACTTTCCCGGAGTTGAAATTAACAGCGCAGGAGGTTTTTGACTCGGTATCTTCAGATTAG